The Paroedura picta isolate Pp20150507F unplaced genomic scaffold, Ppicta_v3.0 Ppicta_v3_sca37, whole genome shotgun sequence genome includes a window with the following:
- the LOC143828501 gene encoding phospholipid-transporting ATPase VD-like, whose protein sequence is MAGPLQWVRSRWRRLLTRNNRVSARLTRELASPRCEGRPQQAKTPSKDRIVIPCLDHFQDEYEKASKHYKKNKIRTTKYTFFTFIPRNLFEQFHRVANLYFLFIVILNWIPVVEAFQKEITMLPLLVVLTVIAVKDAVEDYGKYKLDKKINNLLTKAYCRKEKAYIDKFWKNITVGDIIRLSCNEEIPADMVLIYSTDADGICHLETSSLDGQTTLKQRQVVRGFEDQASEIDPEKFTNKIECEAPNNDLNSFRGFLELENEERIGLNKENLLLRGCTVRNTEAVVGVVVYTGHETKAMLNNTGPRHKRSKLEKRVNGHILWCILLLLLLCSTSAVVHWYRLSRISNPSETFSSPLLRSFTLLWRLVVLLQVWIPVSLYVSIEFMKLVQISFIKTDKDFNNKEANTTIDCPTLNITEDLGQIEYIFTDKTGTLTENKMLFRECSIGGQKYTHEENDGELCNEAQVSTHPPGSFPRRQLAFFNSPIVRNPQI, encoded by the exons ATGGCAGGGCCACTGCAGTGGGTCCGGTCTCGTTGGCGCCGCTTGTTAACCAGAAACAACAGAGTGAGTGCCAGGCTCACACGAGAACTTGCTTCTCCAAGATGCGAAGGGAGGCCCCAGCAGGCCAAAACACCCAGCAAGGACAGAATAGTCATACCATGCCTGGATCATTTTCAAGATGAATATGAAAAAGCATCAAAGCACTACAAGAAGAACAAAATTCGAACTACCAAATATACGTTCTTTACATTTATACCGAGAAATCTGTTTGAACAGTTTCACAG aGTGGCCAATTTATATTTCCTATTTATAGTTATACTAAACTGGATTCCAGTGGTTGAGGCTTTTCAGAAGGAAATCACCATGCTACCTCTCCTGGTGGTACTCACTGTTATTGCCGTGAAAGATGCTGTGGAAGATTATGGGAAATATAAATTAGACAAAAAGATAAACAACTTATTGACTAAAGCCTACTGTAG AAAGGAAAAAGCATACATAGACAAATTCTGGAAAAACATAACCGTTGGTGATATCATCCGATTGTCATGTAATGAAGAGATCCCTGCCGACATGGTGTTGATCTATTCCACGGATGCCGACGGAATCTGCCACCTGGAAACATCCAGCCTTGATGGACAGACCACTTTGAAACAGAGACAGGTGGTGAGAGGATTTGAAGACCAG GCTTCTGAAATTGATCCAGAAAAATTCACCAACAAAATAGAATGTGAGGCCCCTAACAATGACCTCAACAGCTTCCGTGGCTTTCT GGAGCTCGAGAATGAAGAGCGCATCGGCCTAAATAAAGAAAACTTACTCCTCCGAGGATGCACAGTCAGGAACACAGAAGCTGTGGTGGGCGTTGTGGTATACACAG GTCATGAAACCAAAgcaatgttgaacaacacaggccccaggcaCAAGCGGAGCAAACTTGAGAAGAGGGTGAATGGGCATATCCTGTGGTGTATTTTACTCCTCTTGCTCTTGTGTTCTACATCAGCTGTAG TTCACTGGTATCGGCTCAGCAGAATCAGCAACCCTTCAGAGACATTTAGCAGCCCATTATTAAGATCATTCACATTGTTATGGAGGCTGGTAGTTTTACTGCAG GTCTGGATTCCAGTTTCTCTTTATGTTTCCATTGAATTTATGAAATTGGTGCAAATATCTTTCATAAAGACGGACAAAGACTTTAACAACAAGGAAGCAAATACAACGATCGATTGCCCAACATTGAATATTACTGAAGACCTTGGCCAGATCGAATACATATTTACCGATAAGACCGGGACGCTCACCGAGAATAAAATGCTTTTCCGGGAATGCTCCATAGGAGGCCAGAAATACACACATGAGGAAAACG atGGCGAATTGTGCAATGAGGCCCAGGTAAGCA